In Dermacentor andersoni chromosome 4, qqDerAnde1_hic_scaffold, whole genome shotgun sequence, the following proteins share a genomic window:
- the LOC126536057 gene encoding uncharacterized protein isoform X1, whose product MPFDVPHFTQPAVRFPIRIRPALVPTAEGFTATFFRQYASLKSRSALIAASLAIAENAAASVIRRCRGAARAALSGLSPRLENSDTSAGGGGAVAKQRRSRPLEDRSPGAVPHKRRKTAEEGWQGHELTENLGATASAALRMAAQPWELVAMISHLLSLSTRRAFSSLHAAFDQLISFCNPGQGVDVADEQSLVTQCSRVLTKVRTALELQMSYETSAFVCIGAALLNYLKAILFVHGIFSVSAQTPEELRDVAMEHASLSSWVSTTEPSSLLLGIFNNFTTLYRAWSIRRVRRHVTYLPTLTQTLLSASNLPSSSSDDDIEIDVSNPNSDSLTDD is encoded by the exons ATGCCCTTCGATGTTCCACATTTTACACAGCCGGCTGTACGGTTCCCCATCCGCATACGTCCGGCCCTTGTACCGACAGCAGAAGGATTTACGGCTACGTTCTTTCGGCAGTACGCATCACTGAAGTCGCGATCTGCCTTGATTGCTGCATCATTGGCAATTGCCGAAAACGCCGCAGCTTCCGTCATTCGAAGATGCAGAGGAGCAGCACGGGCTGCTCTGTCCGGATTAAGCCCTCGACTGGAGAACTCGGACACGAGCGCCGGCGGCGGAGGCGCCGTCGCAAAGCAGCGCCGTTCACGCCCGCTCGAGGACAGGTCTCCCGGTGCGGTCCCCCACAAACGCAGGAAGACTGCGGAAGAGGGATGGCAAGGACATGAACTg ACGGAAAACTTGGGAGCCACGGCGTCGGCTGCACTTCGCATGGCCGCTCAACCCTGGGAACTCGTGGCAATGATAAGTCATCTGCTGTCGCTGTCGACTCGCCGAGCTTTCAGTTCACTACACGCAGCGTTTGACCAG ttGATCTCGTTTTGCAATCCTGGCCAAGGCGTCGACGTCGCCGATGAGCAGTCGCTGGTCACGCAGTGTTCTCGAGTGTTGACGAAAGTGCGCACCGCTTTAGAGCTCCAGATGTCTTACGAGACGAGCGCCTTCGTGTGCATTGGGGCCGCGCTCCTCAATTACCTGAAGGCCATCCTCTTTGTGCACGGCATCTTTTCCGTATCTGCGCAG ACACCGGAAGAACTGCGCGACGTGGCGATGGAGCACGCCTCGCTGAGTTCCTGGGTTTCTACGACAGAACCGTCAAGTCTGTTGCTTGGCATCTTCAACAACTTCACCACTTTGTACCGTGCTTGGTCAATCAGGAGGGTACGTCGTCATGTGACTTATTTGCCAACCTTAACGCAGACACTGCTCTCCGCTTCCAACCTGCCATCTTCGTCGTCGGACGACGACATTGAGATTGACGTTTCAAACCCTAACAGCGACTCCTTGACAGACGACTAG
- the LOC126536057 gene encoding uncharacterized protein isoform X2 encodes MPFDVPHFTQPAVRFPIRIRPALVPTAEGFTATFFRQYASLKSRSALIAASLAIAENAAASVIRRCRGAARAALSGLSPRLENSDTSAGGGGAVAKQRRSRPLEDRSPGAVPHKRRKTAEEGWQGHELTENLGATASAALRMAAQPWELVAMISHLLSLSTRRAFSSLHAAFDQLISFCNPGQGVDVADEQSLVTQCSRVLTKVRTALELQMSYETSAFVCIGAALLNYLKAILFVHGIFSVSAQTPEELRDVAMEHASLSSWVSTTEPSSLLLGIFNNFTTLYRAWSIRRTLLSASNLPSSSSDDDIEIDVSNPNSDSLTDD; translated from the exons ATGCCCTTCGATGTTCCACATTTTACACAGCCGGCTGTACGGTTCCCCATCCGCATACGTCCGGCCCTTGTACCGACAGCAGAAGGATTTACGGCTACGTTCTTTCGGCAGTACGCATCACTGAAGTCGCGATCTGCCTTGATTGCTGCATCATTGGCAATTGCCGAAAACGCCGCAGCTTCCGTCATTCGAAGATGCAGAGGAGCAGCACGGGCTGCTCTGTCCGGATTAAGCCCTCGACTGGAGAACTCGGACACGAGCGCCGGCGGCGGAGGCGCCGTCGCAAAGCAGCGCCGTTCACGCCCGCTCGAGGACAGGTCTCCCGGTGCGGTCCCCCACAAACGCAGGAAGACTGCGGAAGAGGGATGGCAAGGACATGAACTg ACGGAAAACTTGGGAGCCACGGCGTCGGCTGCACTTCGCATGGCCGCTCAACCCTGGGAACTCGTGGCAATGATAAGTCATCTGCTGTCGCTGTCGACTCGCCGAGCTTTCAGTTCACTACACGCAGCGTTTGACCAG ttGATCTCGTTTTGCAATCCTGGCCAAGGCGTCGACGTCGCCGATGAGCAGTCGCTGGTCACGCAGTGTTCTCGAGTGTTGACGAAAGTGCGCACCGCTTTAGAGCTCCAGATGTCTTACGAGACGAGCGCCTTCGTGTGCATTGGGGCCGCGCTCCTCAATTACCTGAAGGCCATCCTCTTTGTGCACGGCATCTTTTCCGTATCTGCGCAG ACACCGGAAGAACTGCGCGACGTGGCGATGGAGCACGCCTCGCTGAGTTCCTGGGTTTCTACGACAGAACCGTCAAGTCTGTTGCTTGGCATCTTCAACAACTTCACCACTTTGTACCGTGCTTGGTCAATCAGGAGG ACACTGCTCTCCGCTTCCAACCTGCCATCTTCGTCGTCGGACGACGACATTGAGATTGACGTTTCAAACCCTAACAGCGACTCCTTGACAGACGACTAG
- the LOC126536057 gene encoding uncharacterized protein isoform X3: MPFDVPHFTQPAVRFPIRIRPALVPTAEGFTATFFRQYASLKSRSALIAASLAIAENAAASVIRRCRGAARAALSGLSPRLENSDTSAGGGGAVAKQRRSRPLEDRSPGAVPHKRRKTAEEGWQGHELLISFCNPGQGVDVADEQSLVTQCSRVLTKVRTALELQMSYETSAFVCIGAALLNYLKAILFVHGIFSVSAQTPEELRDVAMEHASLSSWVSTTEPSSLLLGIFNNFTTLYRAWSIRRVRRHVTYLPTLTQTLLSASNLPSSSSDDDIEIDVSNPNSDSLTDD; the protein is encoded by the exons ATGCCCTTCGATGTTCCACATTTTACACAGCCGGCTGTACGGTTCCCCATCCGCATACGTCCGGCCCTTGTACCGACAGCAGAAGGATTTACGGCTACGTTCTTTCGGCAGTACGCATCACTGAAGTCGCGATCTGCCTTGATTGCTGCATCATTGGCAATTGCCGAAAACGCCGCAGCTTCCGTCATTCGAAGATGCAGAGGAGCAGCACGGGCTGCTCTGTCCGGATTAAGCCCTCGACTGGAGAACTCGGACACGAGCGCCGGCGGCGGAGGCGCCGTCGCAAAGCAGCGCCGTTCACGCCCGCTCGAGGACAGGTCTCCCGGTGCGGTCCCCCACAAACGCAGGAAGACTGCGGAAGAGGGATGGCAAGGACATGAACTg ttGATCTCGTTTTGCAATCCTGGCCAAGGCGTCGACGTCGCCGATGAGCAGTCGCTGGTCACGCAGTGTTCTCGAGTGTTGACGAAAGTGCGCACCGCTTTAGAGCTCCAGATGTCTTACGAGACGAGCGCCTTCGTGTGCATTGGGGCCGCGCTCCTCAATTACCTGAAGGCCATCCTCTTTGTGCACGGCATCTTTTCCGTATCTGCGCAG ACACCGGAAGAACTGCGCGACGTGGCGATGGAGCACGCCTCGCTGAGTTCCTGGGTTTCTACGACAGAACCGTCAAGTCTGTTGCTTGGCATCTTCAACAACTTCACCACTTTGTACCGTGCTTGGTCAATCAGGAGGGTACGTCGTCATGTGACTTATTTGCCAACCTTAACGCAGACACTGCTCTCCGCTTCCAACCTGCCATCTTCGTCGTCGGACGACGACATTGAGATTGACGTTTCAAACCCTAACAGCGACTCCTTGACAGACGACTAG